The genomic segment GTGATTGCAAGGACTTttgattttgtctgttttttgtttttagggctGAAGCCatcaatttgtgacttttccaaactataTTTTTCTCCCAAATGGGGAGTGCaaaactagaaaaggaaaaaatgtagaTCCTGCTTCTTTGAGGTTCCTCTGCCATTTTGCCTGAGGGCCCCCCATCTGGAGCAGCTGATCACAAGCTACCCAGCCCCAATGCTGGGGGGATAGTTCTTTgtatcccccccgccccccccccccggcaccagcaagctgccccaggagcccggGACTGCCGTCCCCACTGCTGCcggggagggaggtgggagttCACTGGTTTTTGCGCAGTTtaccctcctcttcctccagctcCTCCCTGACGCTGCGCCGTGCTCCTCGAGACTCCAGAACCCCAGAGAGTTGCCTCAGATCATTCCTGCCAGCTCAATAGCTGCTTGGGTGAAGGGAGCGACTCCTGGAACTTCTCTGCCATCTCCCCACTGTCCTCTCCCACCTTAAAACAGCCCACGTGCCTTACCCCCAGCCTGCTGTACCTCTGTCCAGTGCGTCCGTCTTCTGCACACTAACTGCACACTCTGCTTATTGCCTGCCTAGCCCTACCCCAGTTGGCTCCACGAGGACGGGGGCTTCTACCTGCTTTAtaccctcctctctccccagtcCCAAACCGTGCTTGAACCCAGAGCTGATTGACAGAGGAGCTGGTAGACGGAGAGAGAGGCCTCGGGGGTGTGTAAGGGTCCCCCGCACGGGCCTCGGGGCTCCAGATGCTTCCCTCTGTGTGGCTGCACGTTACCCTGAGGGAGGCCCCCCAGCCGGGCGCTGGAGTCCAGGCCCCGCTGGACGGACTGAACAACCAGGACAGGGCGCAGCTACCCGGCGGCTCTGCGCGTCCCGCATCCCGGCCGCACCCCCCGGGTCAGCTCGGCCGGGTCCCCCGGGCACCCCTCCACCTCTGTGCCCGCGTCCGCCGAGGCCACCCGCGTCCCAACCCCCCGGCCCGCGggcaccctccctcccccctgcccacGGCTGGCCCCTGCTCCCCCACAAGGGCAGCCCCGAGGCGGGCGCTCCGTCCCCACGCACGAGGCCCCCTGCCTAGAAACGAGAGGGCGCCGGCCCGGGAGCGGGGTGGGATTCTTTTATTAGCCTGGCTGCCGAGGAGTCCGTCCAAATACCCCGCAAGGAGGTGCGTGGAGGGCTGAGGGGGCACCGACGCTCTCGGGGCTCGCCCTCTCAGAGGCGACACGGGGCCACCTCGAGGCTCACCCCGAGAGCAGAAGCAACCGCTCCGCCGAGGGAGGAGGGGTCCGCGCGCCAGCCCGCCACGGGCCGCCCCTCTCCTCGTGTTCAGAGCAGACCCCCCGCCGAGGTCCTGCCTGGCCCCTGGCGGGAACGGGGCTGCGGCGGTGACGGGAAAACGACACGTGTCCCATCAAAAGCCACGTCAGGCGTCGTCCACGGCCGCTCCGCCGGGGGGCGGCTTCGAAGCCGCGCTCGCCGCGCTACTGCCACGGGCCCAGCTGGAGACGGGGCtcgcggggcgcgcggggccccGAGAGCCCCCCGGAAGGGCCGCCACCACCCGGGAGCGGCGCGCCCtctccccgccgccgcccgcgtgCCCGCGGCCCGCCTAGCCGCTGGCCTTGGCGATGATCTTCTCCAGCAGGCTCATCATGCGCTCCTGCAGCTGCAGGCTCTGCACCTGCAGCAGGTTCTGCTGGTCCAGCACGCGGCGCGCCTCGCGGCACGTCTCCTCCACGGCGCGGCTCAGCTTGCGCTGCTCCTCCAGCATGGCCTCCAGCAGCCGCAGCTTCTTCTTCTGCAAGTGGCAGCTCTGCGCCTTGCGCTTCTTCGCCGGCCGCTCCTCCGACCTGGAAGGGCACGCAGGCGTGAGGGCACGTCGGGGTGGGGGCGCAGGTGCACCAGGACGCGTGGGGGGCGAGGCCGGGTGGGCTGGGGTTCGTGGGAAGGGCCGACGGGGGCCACCCAATCCTCCTGGCCTCCCACTGGACaaacggggaaactgaggctctggggAGGTAAGTCACGAGCTCAGGATCCCtcgggccagggtgggaggagggcccACATACCCAGGACAGGCAGAGGAGCCGCGGAGACCCCAGCACCCCAGCTCTGGGACCAGCACGCGACCCCACAGCGCCAGGTCGCAGGACGAGCCAAacctgcggggggcggggccgaggccgGACAACACCAGGGACACGCCCTGGCCCGAGGGAGAGGCTGGAAGGTCAGTGCCAGTGCCATGAGCTCCCGTGAGGAAGGCGGATTCCCACCTTGGgcgggtggggaaactgaggcccaccaGGCCGCGACGCCCTGCTGCAGGGGAGCGGGACAGGACTCTCCAAGAACAGGAGGCCTGGCCTGAGGTGCTCTGAGAAGGGGGTGCAGTCCAGCCTGGGCCCGGCTGGCAAGGGACCACGTCACCCCACAGGGCGTGGAGGCGGCGCTGGGGAGGCCCCGAGGTGCTGCGCCCCGGGCCTGGAGCTTCTGAGCAGAGCAGCTCCTGCAGCGCCCGTGCAGGCCGCGCGGCACCAGCGCTGTGAGCCCAGGCCCCTGCTCACTCGTGCCCCCTCACCCGTGCCCCCCTCCCACCTGACAGATCTGGAAACCGAGgcacgggggggggggcaaggcGGAGACAAAGTGGTCAGGGAACCAGAGCCGTGATTCAAATCCCTGTTATTCCCGTGCCCGTCTGCAGCTGGCCATCTCCTACTCACCCTTGGGGAGCCCACCCCAAATGCCCTCTGCTGCCGCACCCCAGTGGCGGCCTGCCTGCGGGGCCTGCACAGGCCTGGGGCGAAGTGGACAGTGGACGGCAGAGGGGTCCAGGAGGGCACTCAGGAGGCTCAGCCAACACCCCTCCGAGAAGCGGTGGGTCCCTGCAAGGGCAGGAGGCGGGGACCCCAGGGCTGGCCTGCTGGGGGGCACGCGCAGGCCGGAGGCTGAGGGGCGGGCAGGCCGGGGAggcgcgcgcggggcggggcAGTCGtccctgtccccgcagccctggCTTATCCCCACGTCGCAggggggagactgaggcccagagagttcACGGAACTTGGCGCACAGCCGAGAAGCGATGGAGCGGGAGACGCTGGAGCCCACACGGCTCGGGgagccccccgcccgccgccgcggcccggccggGCCCTACCTGCACTTAAGGGACAGGAAgctggaggagctggaggagcGGGCGTCGTCGCGGCGGCCTTCGTAGGAGAACTGGCCGTACGGTAAGTACAGGGGGGCGGACTTGGCCGACGGCGACAGGGACGCCTCGGTCTGGGAGGCGGAGGGCCCGGGCGGCCGGCTGTCGGGCAGGTTCCCATCACACGCCTCGGGGACCTTGCCCAGGATCCTGTCAATGGCTGGGAAGTAGGGCCAGTCGGGCGGGACCGCCTCGCTATCTGTCATGCATTTTAATTTCCTGCAGGGAGAGACAAAAGCGAGGGTGAGAAGAGGGCAGCGGCCGGCGGGGGCCGCACCGGGGCTCCGGGCAGGGGTCTCCCCGGCCCTGCCTGCCGCTCCCTCCCAGAAGGACCGGCCACCTCCGGGGCCGAGATGACACTGCGCCAGGAAAGGAGGGGAGCGTTGGGGTCTCCGTCACCGGAGATGCTGAGACGAGCGGCGGGGATGCAGACCCCCAGCTAGCCCGGAGCTCTCTGGACGGTGGGGCTCTTGGGGAGAGGGCACCCTGTTTTTCTCTTTGCGCGTCTGTATTTCTGGGTTCTCTGCGGTGCACGGATTCTGTCTTTTTATAGGTTAAACAGTGATCACAAAATGTCTTAAAACATATAACATAAGGCAAATATCATACAAGCATGGCCATAGAGCAGGTGCATTTCCTAAAAAGGACCCCGTGGGGGAGAGAAAGCACAGGCTTTAGGGTCCAGGAGATCTGAGTCTGTATCTTGTCTCCACCActtggctgtgtggccttgggcaagttcatgaacctctctgagcctcagctttcaCAGTAAAAGGGCAATAATCAAAGGAAGATCCCCCCCCCACCACAGCTGTAGGGAGAATGTAGTAGCACCCCC from the Dasypus novemcinctus isolate mDasNov1 chromosome 1, mDasNov1.1.hap2, whole genome shotgun sequence genome contains:
- the MSANTD1 gene encoding myb/SANT-like DNA-binding domain-containing protein 1, encoding MAAAEGPGYLLSPQAEKHRRARNWTDAEMRGLLLVWERFFDELKQTKRNAKVYEKMASELFTMTGERRLGEEIKIKITNMTFQYRKLKCMTDSEAVPPDWPYFPAIDRILGKVPEACDGNLPDSRPPGPSASQTEASLSPSAKSAPLYLPYGQFSYEGRRDDARSSSSSSFLSLKCRSEERPAKKRKAQSCHLQKKKLRLLEAMLEEQRKLSRAVEETCREARRVLDQQNLLQVQSLQLQERMMSLLEKIIAKASG